One genomic region from Croceicoccus sp. YJ47 encodes:
- a CDS encoding M20/M25/M40 family metallo-hydrolase, whose amino-acid sequence MRQAAQWAWAAACAALLAACATPREREPASVAQALSSHVEVLSSNRFAGRAAGTPGEGLTLDYLQAQWKAIGLKSGTHDSASPWRAPFRVTGANGEAVTTYNLIGRIEGTDPQSGAVLLLAHWDHLGAHNATCGRRFIDTICNGAIDNATGLAMITEIARNLRAGPRMKRDVYILATGAEEDGLLGARAFAADPPVPLGKFVAAFNIDSEGLAPAGAPAVVIGEKGDPLAALVQSVADEQAIVLVDPDAVNAMFLRRQDGYALMRAGLPAVMVSASFADAPRLARFMDGNYHRPGDEFETVELGAAVDMVRLHTALVRAAADPARFPGPLRSDGRPVPTESATTP is encoded by the coding sequence ATGCGACAGGCCGCGCAATGGGCGTGGGCGGCGGCCTGCGCGGCGCTGCTTGCGGCGTGTGCAACGCCGCGTGAGCGCGAACCGGCGAGCGTCGCGCAGGCGCTGTCCTCCCATGTCGAGGTGTTGTCCTCCAACCGTTTCGCAGGGCGCGCGGCCGGCACGCCGGGCGAGGGGCTGACGCTCGACTATCTTCAGGCGCAGTGGAAGGCGATCGGCCTTAAATCGGGCACCCACGATTCGGCCAGCCCGTGGCGCGCACCGTTCCGCGTGACCGGCGCGAACGGCGAGGCCGTCACGACCTACAACCTCATCGGCCGGATCGAGGGGACCGACCCGCAATCGGGCGCGGTGCTGCTGCTCGCCCATTGGGACCATCTGGGCGCGCATAATGCGACGTGCGGGCGCCGGTTCATCGACACGATCTGCAACGGGGCGATCGACAATGCCACCGGGCTTGCCATGATTACCGAGATCGCGCGCAATCTTCGCGCCGGACCGCGGATGAAGCGCGACGTCTATATCCTCGCCACCGGGGCGGAGGAGGACGGCCTCCTTGGCGCGCGCGCCTTTGCCGCGGATCCGCCCGTGCCGCTGGGCAAGTTCGTCGCCGCGTTCAATATCGACAGCGAAGGGCTGGCCCCGGCGGGCGCACCGGCGGTCGTGATCGGGGAAAAGGGCGATCCGCTGGCCGCGCTGGTACAGAGCGTCGCGGACGAGCAAGCGATCGTGCTCGTCGATCCGGACGCGGTGAACGCCATGTTCCTGCGCCGTCAGGATGGCTATGCCCTGATGCGGGCCGGGCTGCCTGCCGTGATGGTGAGCGCGAGTTTCGCCGATGCGCCGCGGCTCGCCCGGTTCATGGATGGCAATTACCACCGCCCCGGCGACGAGTTCGAAACGGTCGAGCTGGGCGCGGCGGTCGACATGGTGCGTCTTCATACCGCGCTCGTGAGGGCGGCGGCGGACCCGGCCCGTTTTCCCGGCCCCTTGCGCTCCGACGGGCGGCCCGTTCCGACAGAAAGCGCGACCACCCCCTAG
- a CDS encoding M56 family metallopeptidase, producing MTGFVFDTWLATGLLIAVVLLIRRPMAHLFGARLAYALWLLPALRFVMPPIVLPAWLAPEAGVPLFAQKAPPVHPSVVDAEFGTASLTEAAVQTGAGGDIFATLAIAIWLGGAAAFCIWRMRNYRAMRARLLDGAVPVGEVGDIRMVESREVAAPLAFGIRDKVIAMPAGFMAQPSREARDFAIAHEIAHHRRGDLLANILAQPVLALHWFNPVAWLGWRAMRRDQEAACDAHVMAGKSRPVRARYGEVIVLFAREQHMALAAPMAGFREIGPALGEKAIVHRLRSLTQEEGSTRRRRAGRMAIAGAVLVALPLSATISFAEGERAARPAPAAPPVPAAPPSPMHPPAPPFMPAPPPMPASFAQVLASEDIPDTWAGTDRLAYEDRIKAEASRAEAEADAFESEMDAFENEMEQLGPMIAQSVRAAMKSVPDIQHTVSSDGDGKRHVIRLFGVDEDGKRRVVQTQVVDERAIERKAYASAISAVRTARRAIATSRSIPADARAEALRDLDQELEDMQAELRGN from the coding sequence ATGACCGGGTTCGTTTTCGATACATGGCTCGCCACGGGGCTGCTGATTGCCGTGGTGCTGCTCATCCGCCGGCCGATGGCGCATCTGTTCGGCGCGCGGCTTGCCTATGCGCTGTGGCTGTTGCCGGCGTTGCGGTTCGTCATGCCGCCGATCGTGCTGCCCGCGTGGCTGGCGCCGGAGGCCGGCGTGCCGCTTTTTGCGCAAAAGGCGCCTCCGGTGCATCCCTCGGTGGTCGATGCCGAGTTCGGGACCGCATCGCTGACCGAGGCGGCGGTGCAGACCGGCGCGGGCGGCGATATTTTCGCAACGCTCGCCATTGCGATCTGGCTTGGCGGGGCGGCGGCGTTCTGTATCTGGCGCATGCGCAATTATCGCGCAATGCGGGCACGGCTGCTCGACGGCGCGGTGCCGGTGGGCGAGGTCGGCGATATTCGCATGGTGGAAAGCCGGGAGGTCGCCGCGCCGCTGGCGTTCGGCATACGCGACAAGGTGATCGCCATGCCCGCGGGTTTCATGGCGCAGCCGAGCCGCGAGGCCCGCGATTTCGCCATCGCACATGAAATCGCGCACCATCGCCGCGGCGATCTGCTGGCCAATATCCTGGCGCAGCCGGTGCTGGCGCTACATTGGTTCAATCCCGTGGCCTGGCTGGGCTGGCGCGCGATGCGCCGGGATCAGGAGGCAGCCTGCGACGCGCATGTCATGGCGGGCAAGAGCCGTCCCGTGCGCGCCCGCTATGGCGAGGTGATCGTGCTCTTCGCCCGGGAACAGCACATGGCGCTCGCCGCGCCGATGGCGGGTTTTCGCGAAATCGGCCCGGCGCTCGGTGAAAAGGCGATCGTCCACCGTTTGCGCAGCCTCACGCAGGAGGAGGGCAGCACCCGCCGCCGCCGTGCCGGGCGCATGGCGATCGCGGGCGCCGTGCTGGTCGCTCTGCCCCTGTCCGCGACGATCAGCTTTGCCGAGGGGGAGCGGGCCGCGCGTCCTGCGCCCGCCGCGCCGCCGGTTCCCGCAGCCCCGCCGTCACCTATGCACCCACCCGCGCCGCCGTTCATGCCCGCGCCGCCGCCCATGCCCGCCAGCTTTGCGCAGGTGCTGGCTTCCGAGGACATCCCGGACACGTGGGCCGGTACCGACCGTCTCGCCTACGAAGACAGGATCAAGGCCGAAGCATCGAGAGCCGAAGCCGAGGCCGACGCGTTCGAATCCGAAATGGACGCGTTCGAAAACGAGATGGAGCAGCTTGGCCCCATGATCGCGCAAAGCGTGCGCGCCGCGATGAAGTCCGTGCCCGACATCCAGCACACCGTGTCGAGCGACGGCGACGGGAAGCGCCATGTCATCCGGCTCTTCGGCGTGGACGAGGACGGCAAGCGGCGCGTGGTGCAGACGCAGGTCGTCGATGAACGGGCGATCGAGCGAAAGGCGTATGCCAGCGCCATCTCCGCCGTGCGCACCGCCCGCCGCGCCATCGCGACGAGCCGCTCGATCCCTGCCGATGCCCGTGCCGAAGCCTTGCGCGATCTGGACCAGGAACTCGAGGACATGCAGGCAGAGCTCCGCGGCAACTGA
- a CDS encoding neutral zinc metallopeptidase, translating into MRLNDFSRNIRVRDQRGSGGGIGGGKKLGCGAIVVALIGAVFFGIDPMTTLGTIDQVTQSAPSGSGQEQAQSGQTVEESCSVGPYSRESCAALSSLDETWAPLFAEANIPFQRPTLNFYDGQGRSGCGSAQAAMGPFYCPADEGIYIDTSFYDQMERQMGAGGDFARAYVMAHEYGHHVQHLTGLADQVRSAQSSNPTGANPLQVRMELQADCYAGVWAAKNRDLIEPGDIQEGLRAASAIGDDTLMRNAGRRVSPESFTHGSSAQRMEWLQRGLQTGDEDQCDTFADLRR; encoded by the coding sequence ATGAGGCTGAACGATTTCTCCCGTAATATACGCGTGCGGGACCAGCGCGGTTCCGGCGGCGGTATCGGCGGAGGCAAGAAACTGGGATGCGGCGCGATCGTCGTCGCACTGATCGGGGCGGTGTTCTTCGGGATCGACCCGATGACCACGCTCGGCACCATCGACCAGGTCACCCAATCCGCCCCCTCAGGCAGCGGACAGGAACAGGCTCAGAGCGGGCAGACGGTCGAGGAAAGCTGCTCCGTCGGACCGTACAGCCGCGAAAGCTGCGCCGCGCTCTCCTCCCTCGACGAGACATGGGCGCCCTTGTTCGCCGAGGCGAATATCCCGTTTCAGCGGCCCACCCTCAATTTCTACGACGGACAGGGGCGTTCGGGTTGCGGCAGCGCGCAGGCGGCAATGGGGCCGTTCTACTGCCCCGCGGACGAGGGTATCTATATCGACACCAGCTTCTATGATCAGATGGAGCGTCAGATGGGCGCCGGCGGCGATTTCGCGCGTGCCTATGTCATGGCGCACGAATATGGCCACCACGTACAGCACCTGACCGGTCTCGCCGATCAGGTGCGCAGCGCGCAATCGTCGAACCCCACGGGCGCGAACCCGTTGCAGGTGCGCATGGAGTTGCAGGCCGATTGCTATGCCGGGGTGTGGGCGGCGAAGAACCGCGACCTCATCGAACCCGGCGATATTCAGGAAGGCCTGCGCGCCGCCAGTGCCATCGGCGACGATACCTTGATGCGCAATGCCGGGCGGCGCGTATCGCCCGAAAGCTTCACCCACGGTTCAAGCGCGCAGCGTATGGAATGGCTGCAACGCGGGCTTCAGACAGGAGACGAGGATCAATGCGACACCTTTGCCGATTTGCGCCGCTGA
- a CDS encoding 3-hydroxybutyrate dehydrogenase, with translation MFLTGKTALVTGSTSGIGHSIADALAQEGANIVMTGIGDEAEIEKTRAKMAQDHGVEVAFVPADLTAREGTEALIEAARTRFDAVDILVNNAGMQHVAPIDEFPPEKWDSIIALNLTAAFDACRLCVPMMKARGWGRIINTASAHSLAASPYKSAYVAAKHALAGLTKTVALELAQDNITANCISPGYVWTPLVENQIPDTMKARKLSREEVIENVLLSGQPTKKFTQPEDIGALAVFLCRDAAQNMTGGNISMDGGWTAQ, from the coding sequence ATGTTCCTTACCGGAAAAACCGCACTCGTGACCGGATCGACCTCGGGCATCGGGCATTCCATTGCCGATGCGCTCGCGCAGGAGGGGGCGAATATCGTCATGACGGGCATCGGAGACGAGGCTGAGATCGAAAAGACACGCGCGAAAATGGCGCAGGATCACGGGGTCGAGGTCGCATTCGTGCCCGCTGACCTGACCGCACGCGAAGGGACCGAGGCGTTGATCGAGGCGGCGCGGACCCGTTTTGATGCGGTCGACATCCTGGTCAACAATGCCGGGATGCAGCATGTCGCCCCGATCGACGAATTTCCGCCCGAAAAATGGGACAGCATCATCGCGCTCAATCTCACGGCGGCGTTCGATGCGTGCCGGCTTTGCGTGCCGATGATGAAGGCGCGCGGATGGGGGCGCATCATCAACACCGCCTCTGCGCATTCGCTGGCCGCATCGCCGTATAAATCAGCCTATGTCGCGGCGAAACATGCGCTGGCCGGACTGACGAAGACGGTCGCGCTCGAACTCGCGCAGGACAATATCACGGCCAATTGCATTTCGCCCGGCTATGTGTGGACCCCGCTGGTCGAGAACCAGATCCCCGACACGATGAAGGCCCGCAAGCTCAGCCGCGAGGAGGTCATCGAAAACGTCCTCCTGTCCGGGCAGCCGACCAAGAAATTCACCCAGCCCGAGGATATTGGCGCGCTCGCGGTGTTCCTGTGCCGGGATGCGGCGCAGAACATGACCGGCGGCAATATCAGCATGGACGGCGGCTGGACCGCGCAATGA